In Anomaloglossus baeobatrachus isolate aAnoBae1 chromosome 3, aAnoBae1.hap1, whole genome shotgun sequence, one genomic interval encodes:
- the LOC142295040 gene encoding cystatin-like has protein sequence MSAMCCRALVALSLLSVCVYGDMLAGGFQKEDPSDPEVVKAATFAVSKFNTLSNYEYTYKLMKIVSAESQIVAGIRYDLDVEIGRTSCKRISTNDNGSCDIIQDVKMSKTLLCMFSVLEVPWENVQSLLSVSCKVKQ, from the exons ATGTCAGCAATGTGTTGTAGAGCGTTAGTGGCCCTGTCActcctgtctgtgtgtgtgtatggtgacaTGTTGGCTGGAGGCTTTCAGAAGGAGGATCCCAGTGACCCAGAGGTTGTAAAGGCTGCCACCTTCGCTGTTAGTAAATTCAATACACTATCAAACTATGAATATACTTACAAGCTAATGAAGATTGTATCAGCTGAATCTCAG ATCGTTGCTGGTATACGCTATGATTTGGATGTAGAAATTGGTAGAACATCCTGCAAGAGAATATCAACCAACGATAACGGTTCCTGTGACATCATTCAAGACGTAAAAATGTCCAAG ACATTGCTGTGCATGTTTTCAGTTCTGGAAGTGCCTTGGGAGAATGTGCAAAGCCTTCTGTCAGTATCCTGTAAAGTCAAGCAATAA